A single region of the Phalacrocorax aristotelis chromosome 17, bGulAri2.1, whole genome shotgun sequence genome encodes:
- the ENDOG gene encoding endonuclease G, mitochondrial, giving the protein MLRGRWLLPAASLALGAALVARRRRAEGDGAEGLLARLPVVPAVAAAGAPVLPGSGRTELTKYGLPGLAQLRSRESYVLCYDPRSRSALWVIEQLNRETLGGASDRAGCDFQEDDSVHQYHRATNADYRGSGFDRGHLAAAANHKWSQKAMQDTFYLSNVAPQNPHLNQNAWNNLEKYSRSLARNNKNVYVCTGPLYLPRMEPDGKMYVKYQVIGKNNVAVPTHFFKVLILEKESGEIELRSYVMPNSPVDEKIPLEQFLVPIESIERASGLLFVPNILKRTSNLKAITAGNKR; this is encoded by the exons ATGCTGCGGGGCCGCTGGCTGCTGCCCGCCGCCTCGCTGGCCCTGGGGGCGGCCCTGgtcgcccgccgccgccgggccgaGGGCGATGGGGCGGAGGGGCTGCTGGCCCGCCTGCCCGTGGTGCCCGCCGTGGCGGCGGCCGGCGCGCCGGTGCTGCCGGGCTCGGGTCGGACCGAGCTGACCAAGTACGGGCTGCCCGGGCTGGCGCAGCTGCGGAGCCGCGAGTCGTACGTGCTGTGCTACGACCCGCGGAGCCGCAGCGCGCTCTGGGTCATCGAGCAGCTCAACCGGGAGACGCTCGGCGGCGCCTCCGACCGCGCCGGCTGCGATTTCCAAGAGGACGACTCGGTCCATCAGTACCACCGCGCCACCAACGCCGACTACCGCGGCAGCGGCTTCGACCGCGGGCACCTGGCCGCCGCCGCCAACCACAAGTGGAGCCAGAAAGCCATGCAGGACACTTTCTACCTCAGCAACGTCGCCCCGCAG AATCCTCATTTAAACCAGAATGCCTGGAATAACCTTGAGAAGTACAGCAGAAGCTTGGCAAGGAACAACAAGAACGTCTATGTCTGCACAGGACCCCTTTACCTGCCCAG GATGGAGCCCGATGGGAAGATGTACGTCAAGTACCAGGTGATTGGGAAGAACAACGTTGCTGTCCCCACTCATTTCTTCAAGGTGCTCATCTTGGAAAAGGAGAGTGGGGAGATTGAGTTGCGCTCGTATGTGATGCCCAACAGCCCTGTGGATGAGAAAATCCCCCTGGAACAGTTCCTGGTTCCCATTGAGAGCATTGAGCGAGCCTCAGGGCTCCTCTTTGTCCCAAACATCTTGAAGAGAACAAGTAACTTGAAAGCCATCACAGCTGGAAACAAGCGTTGA
- the TBC1D13 gene encoding TBC1 domain family member 13 isoform X1 has protein sequence MSRLHQSRIADFQEVLGEPTVALGKLRDLCFSGIPFDGGLRCLCWKILLNYLPLEKALWSSLLKKQRDLYSQFLKEMIIQPGIAKANLGVSREDVTLEDHPLNPNPDSRWNTYFKDNEVLLQIDKDVRRLYPDMAFFQRPTEYPCLLILDPQNEFETLRKRVEQTTLKSQTVARNRSGVTNVSSPLKTTSNSLSEYEVLPNGCEAHWEVVERILFIYAKLNPGIAYVQGMNEIVGPLYYTFATDPNSEWKEHAEADTFFCFTNLMAEIRDNFIKSLDDSQCGITYKMEKVYSTLKEKDVELYLKLQEQNIKPQFFAFRWLTLLLSQEFLLPDVIRIWDSLFADDKRFDFLLLVCCAMLTLIRDQLLEGDFTLNMRLLQDYPISDVHLILKKAKELQDSK, from the exons ATGTCGCGGCTGCACCAGAGCAG gATCGCGGACTTCCAAGAGGTGCTGGGTGAACCCACGGTGGCCCTGGGCAAGCTCCGCGATCTCTGCTTCAGCG GAATTCCCTTTGATGGTGGGCTGCGCTGCCTGTGCTGGAAG ATACTTCTGAACTACCTCCCCTTAGAGAAAGCCTTATGGAGCTCtttgctgaagaaacagag ggATCTGTATTCCCAGTTCCTAAAGGAAATGATTATCCAGCCTGGGATCGCCAAAGCCAACCTGGGTGTTTCAAGGGAAGATGTGACCTTAGAAGATCAT ccCCTCAATCCAAACCCAGACAGTCGATGGAATACTTACTTCAAGGATAATGAAGTGCTTCTCCAGATAGACAAAGATGTCAG GAGGCTGTATCCTGACATGGCATTCTTCCAGCGCCCAACAGAATACCCCTGCCTTTTAATCCTGGATCCCCAAAATGAGTTTGAGACGCTGCGCAAGCGGGTGGAGCAGACCACACTCAAGTCGCAGACGGTGGCACGAAACCGCAGTGGGGTTACAAAT GTCAGCTCCCCTCTTAAAACGACTTCTAATTCTCTGAGTGAGTATGAAGTTCTGCCCAATGGCTGTGAAGCTCACTGGGAAGTGGTGGAGCGAATCCTGTTCATCTACGCCAAGCTGAACCCTGGGATAGCGTATGTTCAGGGGATGAATGAAATCGTGGGGCCTCTTTACTACACCTTTGCTACAGATCCTAACAGCGAATGGAAAG aacATGCGGAAGCAgacacatttttctgctttaccaATCTAATGGCTGAAATTCGGGACAACTTCATTAAGAGCCTGGATGATTCTCAGTGTGGTATTACCTACAAAATGGAGAAGGTCTACTCTACCCTGAAGGAAAAAGATGTGGAGCTGTATTTGAAACTG CAAGAACAGAACATCAAACCCCAGTTCTTTGCCTTCCGCTGGCTGACGCTGCTCTTGTCCCAAGAGTTCCTGCTGCCAGACGTCATCCGCATCTGGGACTCCCTCTTTGCTGATGATAAGCgctttgattttcttctgctcGTCTGTTGTGCCATGTTGAC ACTAATTCGGGATCAGTTGCTGGAAGGAGACTTCACTCTGAACATGAGGCTGCTACAG GATTATCCTATCTCTGATGTTCACCTGATTTTGAAGAAGGCAAAGGAACTTCAAGATTCCAAATAG
- the TBC1D13 gene encoding TBC1 domain family member 13 isoform X2 codes for MIIQPGIAKANLGVSREDVTLEDHPLNPNPDSRWNTYFKDNEVLLQIDKDVRRLYPDMAFFQRPTEYPCLLILDPQNEFETLRKRVEQTTLKSQTVARNRSGVTNVSSPLKTTSNSLSEYEVLPNGCEAHWEVVERILFIYAKLNPGIAYVQGMNEIVGPLYYTFATDPNSEWKEHAEADTFFCFTNLMAEIRDNFIKSLDDSQCGITYKMEKVYSTLKEKDVELYLKLQEQNIKPQFFAFRWLTLLLSQEFLLPDVIRIWDSLFADDKRFDFLLLVCCAMLTLIRDQLLEGDFTLNMRLLQDYPISDVHLILKKAKELQDSK; via the exons ATGATTATCCAGCCTGGGATCGCCAAAGCCAACCTGGGTGTTTCAAGGGAAGATGTGACCTTAGAAGATCAT ccCCTCAATCCAAACCCAGACAGTCGATGGAATACTTACTTCAAGGATAATGAAGTGCTTCTCCAGATAGACAAAGATGTCAG GAGGCTGTATCCTGACATGGCATTCTTCCAGCGCCCAACAGAATACCCCTGCCTTTTAATCCTGGATCCCCAAAATGAGTTTGAGACGCTGCGCAAGCGGGTGGAGCAGACCACACTCAAGTCGCAGACGGTGGCACGAAACCGCAGTGGGGTTACAAAT GTCAGCTCCCCTCTTAAAACGACTTCTAATTCTCTGAGTGAGTATGAAGTTCTGCCCAATGGCTGTGAAGCTCACTGGGAAGTGGTGGAGCGAATCCTGTTCATCTACGCCAAGCTGAACCCTGGGATAGCGTATGTTCAGGGGATGAATGAAATCGTGGGGCCTCTTTACTACACCTTTGCTACAGATCCTAACAGCGAATGGAAAG aacATGCGGAAGCAgacacatttttctgctttaccaATCTAATGGCTGAAATTCGGGACAACTTCATTAAGAGCCTGGATGATTCTCAGTGTGGTATTACCTACAAAATGGAGAAGGTCTACTCTACCCTGAAGGAAAAAGATGTGGAGCTGTATTTGAAACTG CAAGAACAGAACATCAAACCCCAGTTCTTTGCCTTCCGCTGGCTGACGCTGCTCTTGTCCCAAGAGTTCCTGCTGCCAGACGTCATCCGCATCTGGGACTCCCTCTTTGCTGATGATAAGCgctttgattttcttctgctcGTCTGTTGTGCCATGTTGAC ACTAATTCGGGATCAGTTGCTGGAAGGAGACTTCACTCTGAACATGAGGCTGCTACAG GATTATCCTATCTCTGATGTTCACCTGATTTTGAAGAAGGCAAAGGAACTTCAAGATTCCAAATAG